A window of Longimicrobium sp. genomic DNA:
AGGCGCAGGACCCCGTCCGGATGGCGCGCGCGATGGCGCTGGCAACGGAGGCGGGGCGGCTGGCGTACCTGGCCGGGCGGATGCCGCGGCGCGAGCGGGCGGTGCCCTCGTCGCCGTCGGCGGGGATGCTGGACTGACGCGCGCCGTGGCCGCCGGCCGGGTCACCGCGTCGCGCCAGGCTGCGCTGGCCGTCCTCCAGCGCGTGCGCGGCGGCGACCTGGCCGACCGCGCGCTGGATTACGAGGCGCAGCGGCTCGATCCGCGCGACCGCGGGTGGACGCAGGAGCTCGTCTATGGCACCCTGCGGCTGCGCGGCCGCATCGACCACATGCTGGGCGCGCTGGTCCGCGACGGCCTGGGCTCGCTCGACCCCGAGGTGCTGGACGTGCTCCGCCTGGGCGCCTACCAGCTGCTGGAGATGGAGAGCGTGCCGCCGTACGCCGCCGTCTCGCAGTCCGTCGAGCTGGCGCGCTCCGCCGGCGCGGCGCGCGTGGCGGGGCTGGTGAACGGCGTGCTGCAGAACCTCCAGCGGCGGCGGGACTCGATCCGCTTCCCCGACTTCGCGCGCGACCCCGCGGCGCACCTGGAGACGTGGGGATCGCACCCGCGCTGGCTGGTGGAGCGGTGGATCGCCCGCTGGGGCGCGGACGGCGCGCGGGCGCTGGTCGAGGCCGACAACCGCCGCCCCGAGCTGTACCTCCGCCCGCTCGGCGTCTCGGTCGACGACGCCCGCGCGCGGCTGGGCGAGGCGGAGATCGCGTCCGAGCCGGTGGAGTTCGCGCCCGACTCGGTCCGCATCCTCCCGCCCGCGACGGCGGCGGAGGCGCTGGCGGCGGTTCCCGCGGTGGTGCAGGACCCCGCGGCCGCGCTCGTCGTCCGCTACGCCGCGGTCCCCGCGGGCGCGACGGTGCTCGACCTCGCCGCCGCACCGGGGGGGAAGGCGCTGGGGATGGCCGAGCGCGCGGCGCGCGTGGCGGCGGCGGACCTGTCGCCGCGGCGGATCGCGCGGGTGGCCCAGAACGCGGCGCGGATCGGCTGGGGCGGGCGCATCGGCCCCGTGGTGGCGGACGGGAGGAATCCCCCGTTCCGCGCGGCCGACGCGGTGCTGCTGGACGCGCCGTGCACGGGGACCGGCACCTTCCGCCGCCACCCCGACGGGCGCTGGCGGGTGACGCCCGACGACCTGGCCGCGCTGGCGGCGTTGCAGCGCGAGCTGCTGGAGGCCGCCGCGCCGCTGGTGAAGCCGGGCGGCGTGCTGGTGTATTCGACGTGCTCGCTGGAGCGCGAGGAGAACGAGGAGCGAGTGGAGGCTTTCCTGGCGGAGCACCCCGAGTTCGAGCCGAGGCCGGAGCCCGGCGCCGTCCCCGCGGACGTCGTCGACGCGGCCGGGCGGCTGTGCGTGCTGCCGCAGCGCCACGGCGTCGACGGCGCCTTCGCCGCTCGGCTGGGGAGGCGCGGGTGAGGTCGGTGATCCGCCCCAGGCAGCCCGCCCGGCCCGGCGGGCGCACGGTCCGCCAGCGGGTGAAGGCGTACTTCGACGAGCGCAGGCTGCTGAAGTACATCATCTACTGCGGCCTGGGCGGGTTCTTCCTCGGCTACCTCTTCATCACCATCCTCTTTTTCCCGGGCTTCGGGCGCTCGGCCATCGTCACCGTCCCCGACGTGCGCGGGAAGCCGATGTCCACCGCGCGGCGGGAGCTGGACCGTGCCGGGCTGGAGGTGCAGCGCGGGCCCACGCTGAACCATCCGCACATCCCCGCGGGGCGCGTGCTGAGCCAGGTGCCGCTCCCCGGGCAGGAGGCGGCGCGGGGGAGCGCGGTGCGGCTGATCGTGAGCGCCGGCCCGGACCGCCGCGCCATCCCCTCGATCGCGGGGATGGACAGGGACGAGGCGATCGGGCTGCTGCAGCGGATGGGGTTCCAGGTGCGGCTGCGCACCGTGCAGAACATGAAGGAAGAGGGAACGATCCTGGGGATGGAGCCGCGCGCCGGCGCGCAGGTGCCGATGCCGGGGATCGTGGTGCTGACGCTGAGCGCCGGCCCGCCGAAGATCGTCACCCCGGGCGTGCTGGGGATCACGCAGGACGAGGCGGCGGCGCGGCTCGAGGCGGCGGGGCTCAGGCTCGGCCGGATCACGTACGACCCCGCCTCCACCGCGCCGCTGGGCGACATCGTGGCGCAGAGCCCGGAGGCGGGCGACAGCATCCGGATGGGCGGATCGGTGCGGATCACGCTCTCGGGCGTGGACCCGAACCCCGCCCCGCCCCCCGCGCCCGTCGACTCCGCGGAGGCGACGCCCGACACCATCTTCCTGGGCGAAGAGCAGAAGGCCGAGCCGGCACCCTCCCCACCGCCCACCCCGCCGCCGGGCGACGGGGCGGGGAAGGGGACGGGCGCGGGTACGGGAGGGTAGGGCCGGCGCGGACGGGGTTCCCCCCACCCCCGGCCCCTCCCCCACGAGGGGGGAGGGATGGGGGAGGGGAGACCCCAGTGCGGACGCTGGCTTCGGCGCTGAGTGCTCCCCCGCCCCTGCGAAGCGGGGGAGGGGGCCGGGGGGAGGGGGCCGCCCGCGGCCGCGAATGCGCTCGCCTGACGGATCGGGGATCACCCCGTGTTTCCCGGCGGAAGATCAGGTTGATCTAAACGAAGAGACGATGAGCAACAGCAATCGCCGGCAGTGGATCATCGTGGGGGCCGTGGTGGCCCTGCTGGCCGTGCTCGTGGGCGTCGGCTGGATGGCGCGCGGCCGCTTCCTCCCCGTGGAGGTGGGCTCGTCCGCGCCCGAGGTGCACGCCACCGACCTCCGCGGCCGCCCCGTCAAGCTGAGCGACCTGCGCGGCCAGGTGGTGCTGCTGAACATCTGGGCCACCTGGTGCGGCCCCTGCCGCCAGGAGATGCCGTCGATGGAGCGCCTCTACACGCAGCTGCGCGGCGAGGGGCTGAAGATCATCGCCGTCAGCATCGACGCGGGCGAGGGGCAGGTCGATCCCGACGGCCACGCCGGCGGCGACGTGGCGGGCTTCGTGAGCGACTACGGGCTGACGTTCGACATCTGGCGCGATCCCTCGGCCCGGATCGGGCGCGACTACCGCACCACCGGGGTGCCCGAGAGCTTCCTGGTGGACCGCGACGGGAGGATCGTGAAGAAGGTGATCGGGGCCACGGAATGGGACGACCCGGCCAACGTGGACCTCATCCGCCGGCTGCTGAAGGGGTGACGGGGTGCGGCTCTCGCTGCGGCGGCTGACGGCGCGCTGGAAGCTCAAGCTGACCGCGCTGGCGCTCGCGATCCTCCTCTGGGTCGTGGTCAGCGCGGAGCAGACGGCCACGCAGTGGATCCCCGTGCGCGTCGATCCCGTCGTGCGCGACCCCGAGTACGTCCTCGCGGGCGGGCCGGACCCCGCCGTGGTCCGCGTGCGCTTCCGCGGCCCCGGGCGCGAGCTGTGGGAGCTGGCGCTGGAGCGCCCCGTCCTCGTCCTCCCCCTGCGCCAGGTGGGGAACGCGCGCTCGTTCGCCGTGGACCCGGCGATGGTGAACATCCCCGAGGGGATCCGGAACGTGCAGGCCATCGACGTCCGCCCCGCCGTGGTCCGCCTCGAGCTGCAGCGCCTGGCCACCCGCACCGTCCCCATCCGCCCGCACGTCGGCGCGCGCTCGCTGCAGCGCTACATCGTCGGCCCGTCGCCCGAGGTCATCCCCGCCACCGTGCGGCTGACCGGGCCGGAGGACGCGCTGGCGCGCATCGACCACGTCCCCACCCGCTCGTTCGAGATCGTCCCCGACGACAGCGCGTTCAGCCAGCGCGTGGGCCTCGACACCACCGGGCTGCGCGGGATCACCCTCTCCACGCAGGAGGTGCGGGTGCGCGGGCGGGTGGAGCGGCGCATCGACCGCGTCTTCACCGTCGTTCCCGTCACCGTGCCGGAGGGGACGGCGAGCGACGTCTCCCAGGTGCAGGTGCGCATCGCCGGGCCCGACCGCGTGGTGCGGGAGATCGCGCCGCCGTCGCTGCACGCCGTGGTCCGCCGCGACTCGCTTCCCGCGCGCCTCCCGCCCGAGGGGATGCTGGC
This region includes:
- the rsmB gene encoding 16S rRNA (cytosine(967)-C(5))-methyltransferase RsmB; protein product: MAAGRVTASRQAALAVLQRVRGGDLADRALDYEAQRLDPRDRGWTQELVYGTLRLRGRIDHMLGALVRDGLGSLDPEVLDVLRLGAYQLLEMESVPPYAAVSQSVELARSAGAARVAGLVNGVLQNLQRRRDSIRFPDFARDPAAHLETWGSHPRWLVERWIARWGADGARALVEADNRRPELYLRPLGVSVDDARARLGEAEIASEPVEFAPDSVRILPPATAAEALAAVPAVVQDPAAALVVRYAAVPAGATVLDLAAAPGGKALGMAERAARVAAADLSPRRIARVAQNAARIGWGGRIGPVVADGRNPPFRAADAVLLDAPCTGTGTFRRHPDGRWRVTPDDLAALAALQRELLEAAAPLVKPGGVLVYSTCSLEREENEERVEAFLAEHPEFEPRPEPGAVPADVVDAAGRLCVLPQRHGVDGAFAARLGRRG
- a CDS encoding PASTA domain-containing protein, which produces MRSVIRPRQPARPGGRTVRQRVKAYFDERRLLKYIIYCGLGGFFLGYLFITILFFPGFGRSAIVTVPDVRGKPMSTARRELDRAGLEVQRGPTLNHPHIPAGRVLSQVPLPGQEAARGSAVRLIVSAGPDRRAIPSIAGMDRDEAIGLLQRMGFQVRLRTVQNMKEEGTILGMEPRAGAQVPMPGIVVLTLSAGPPKIVTPGVLGITQDEAAARLEAAGLRLGRITYDPASTAPLGDIVAQSPEAGDSIRMGGSVRITLSGVDPNPAPPPAPVDSAEATPDTIFLGEEQKAEPAPSPPPTPPPGDGAGKGTGAGTGG
- a CDS encoding TlpA disulfide reductase family protein, coding for MSNSNRRQWIIVGAVVALLAVLVGVGWMARGRFLPVEVGSSAPEVHATDLRGRPVKLSDLRGQVVLLNIWATWCGPCRQEMPSMERLYTQLRGEGLKIIAVSIDAGEGQVDPDGHAGGDVAGFVSDYGLTFDIWRDPSARIGRDYRTTGVPESFLVDRDGRIVKKVIGATEWDDPANVDLIRRLLKG